One Sanguibacter keddieii DSM 10542 genomic window carries:
- a CDS encoding alpha/beta fold hydrolase encodes MRRPLKITLWTVGALVALPVLALTTTSVVNVVQTRSDLAAIAPYGELVPVDGKQMNVVVSGTGDETIVLLPGLGTAAPGLDFQPLVAELDDTHRVIAVEPFGTGLSDQTDSPRTAENIVREVHEALQQLGVDRYVLMGHSIAGVYALEYSETYPDELVAFVGIDSSVPDQPGWDEPVPTDGLAELRTLGLLRVLTAIGGDTYADLPYDEATKEQMRLLTTKNSTAPTLLDEMDRSVENFASVSGATFPASLPVLLFVVQDDAEVDGWLQLHEDQAASVDHGQVVALEGDHYLHHTQSPQIARDTDEFLASVSLR; translated from the coding sequence GTGCGCAGACCCCTGAAGATCACGCTCTGGACCGTCGGAGCCCTCGTGGCGCTGCCTGTCCTGGCGCTGACGACCACCTCCGTCGTGAACGTCGTGCAGACGCGCTCCGACCTGGCCGCCATCGCGCCCTACGGCGAGCTCGTGCCCGTCGACGGGAAGCAGATGAACGTCGTGGTCAGCGGCACCGGCGACGAGACGATCGTCCTCCTGCCCGGCCTCGGCACCGCCGCCCCGGGCCTCGACTTCCAGCCGCTGGTCGCCGAGCTCGACGACACCCACCGCGTGATCGCCGTCGAGCCCTTCGGCACGGGGCTCAGCGACCAGACCGACTCCCCGCGCACCGCGGAGAACATCGTCCGCGAGGTGCACGAGGCGCTGCAGCAGCTCGGGGTCGACCGGTACGTGCTCATGGGGCACTCGATCGCCGGCGTCTACGCCCTCGAGTACAGCGAGACGTACCCCGACGAGCTCGTCGCCTTCGTCGGCATCGACAGCAGCGTCCCCGACCAGCCCGGATGGGACGAGCCCGTGCCGACCGACGGCCTCGCCGAGCTCCGCACCCTCGGCCTGCTGCGTGTCCTGACGGCGATCGGCGGCGACACGTACGCCGACCTGCCCTACGACGAGGCCACCAAGGAGCAGATGCGTCTGCTGACGACCAAGAACTCGACCGCCCCGACGCTGCTCGACGAGATGGACCGCTCCGTGGAGAACTTCGCCTCTGTCAGCGGTGCCACCTTCCCGGCGTCGCTGCCCGTCCTGCTCTTCGTCGTGCAGGACGACGCGGAGGTCGACGGCTGGCTGCAGCTCCACGAGGACCAGGCGGCGAGCGTCGACCACGGGCAGGTCGTCGCTCTCGAGGGGGACCACTACCTGCACCACACGCAGTCGCCGCAGATCGCGCGGGACACGGACGAGTTCCTCGCCTCGGTCTCACTACGATGA
- a CDS encoding LacI family DNA-binding transcriptional regulator, whose amino-acid sequence MTVTLSDVAREAGVSLATASRAINGSANRTVRPELRERVLAAAARLRYSPDANAQAMARGRTTALGLIVHDIADPYFSTIASGVTAAAERAGLVVTLASTDRDAGRELAFVELMQRQRARAIIVAGGRHDDDAANRALADALVEYRSRGGGAAAVGQPLLGVDTVVIENRSATAELVRQLHGRGYRRFAVLAGPTAHLTAHERLDGFRTSLDDLGTPLDPDLVIPCAFTRDGGYEAMEQLIARGVVGRAGTGSGGSGQPVEAVFAVNDVMAVGAMAAARAAGLDVPGDVAIAGFDDIITLRDITPSLTTIRLPLADIGAMVTELALAPDNDAPRLVPVDGEVILRDSTPPLA is encoded by the coding sequence ATGACCGTCACCCTGAGCGATGTCGCACGCGAGGCGGGCGTCTCACTGGCCACCGCCTCCCGCGCGATCAACGGCAGCGCGAACCGCACCGTCCGCCCGGAGCTGCGCGAGCGTGTGCTCGCCGCGGCCGCGCGCCTGCGGTACTCCCCCGACGCCAACGCCCAGGCCATGGCCCGTGGGCGCACCACGGCGCTCGGGCTCATCGTGCACGACATCGCCGACCCGTACTTCTCGACGATCGCCTCCGGCGTCACGGCCGCGGCCGAGCGCGCCGGGCTGGTGGTCACCCTCGCGAGCACCGACCGCGACGCAGGCCGCGAGCTCGCCTTCGTCGAGCTCATGCAGCGTCAGCGCGCCCGCGCCATCATCGTCGCGGGAGGCCGCCACGACGACGACGCGGCCAACCGCGCCCTGGCCGACGCACTCGTCGAGTACCGCTCGCGCGGCGGCGGTGCGGCGGCCGTCGGGCAGCCGCTGCTCGGGGTCGACACCGTGGTCATCGAGAACCGCTCGGCCACCGCCGAGCTCGTCCGCCAGCTCCACGGGCGCGGGTACCGTCGCTTCGCCGTGCTCGCCGGGCCGACCGCGCACCTCACCGCGCACGAGCGCCTCGACGGGTTCCGGACCAGCCTCGACGACCTCGGCACCCCGCTCGACCCCGACCTCGTGATCCCCTGCGCGTTCACCCGGGACGGCGGCTACGAGGCGATGGAGCAGCTGATCGCCCGTGGCGTCGTCGGACGCGCCGGCACGGGCAGCGGCGGCTCCGGCCAGCCGGTCGAAGCGGTGTTCGCCGTCAACGACGTCATGGCGGTCGGCGCGATGGCCGCCGCCCGCGCCGCCGGGCTCGACGTCCCCGGGGACGTGGCGATCGCGGGCTTCGACGACATCATCACGCTCCGCGACATCACCCCGTCGCTCACCACGATCCGCCTGCCGCTGGCCGACATCGGCGCCATGGTCACCGAGCTCGCCCTCGCCCCGGACAACGACGCACCGCGCCTCGTCCCGGTCGACGGCGAGGTCATCCTCCGCGACTCGACGCCACCGCTGGCCTGA
- a CDS encoding LacI family DNA-binding transcriptional regulator, protein MADVAKIAGVSAQTVSRVANGRANVDLATRDKVLSAMRVVGYQPNGAARALATGRFGAFGVISFSISRIGDARTIEAIANASRTAGYSINLMVVERPTLGGVSAAIANLAGQNVDGVVIIQAEILDVPSLVIGPTLPVVITDTYPSPHPDYPIVDTDQEGGVRRAVEHLLAMGHETVWHVAGPTTSSAAQERTEAWGQVLTRAGASVPPVHRGDWTAGSGYRIGALLAEVPRDELTAVFCANDQMAIGLMRAFHERGVRIPQDVSVVGFDDIDEAEFVWPPLTTVRQRFDEVGELCVQTMLEQIEQQGRGAKTLRLVPVELIVRDSSGPAPRR, encoded by the coding sequence ATGGCCGACGTCGCCAAGATCGCCGGTGTCTCCGCGCAGACCGTCTCCCGTGTCGCCAACGGCCGCGCCAACGTGGACCTCGCCACCCGCGACAAGGTGCTCAGCGCCATGCGCGTGGTGGGCTACCAGCCCAACGGTGCGGCGCGCGCCCTCGCGACGGGCCGCTTCGGGGCCTTCGGTGTCATCTCCTTCTCGATCTCGAGGATCGGCGACGCCCGGACCATCGAGGCCATCGCCAACGCGAGCCGCACCGCCGGGTACTCGATCAACCTCATGGTCGTCGAGCGCCCCACACTCGGCGGCGTGAGCGCGGCGATCGCCAACCTCGCCGGTCAGAACGTCGACGGGGTCGTGATCATCCAGGCGGAGATCCTCGACGTCCCCTCGCTGGTCATCGGCCCGACGCTCCCGGTGGTCATCACCGACACGTACCCGTCGCCGCACCCGGACTACCCGATCGTCGACACCGACCAGGAGGGCGGCGTGCGTCGTGCCGTCGAGCACCTCCTGGCGATGGGCCACGAGACGGTGTGGCACGTGGCCGGGCCGACGACGTCGAGCGCCGCCCAGGAGCGCACCGAGGCCTGGGGCCAGGTGCTCACCCGCGCCGGTGCGAGCGTCCCGCCCGTGCACCGCGGCGACTGGACGGCCGGGTCGGGCTACCGGATCGGCGCGCTGCTGGCGGAGGTCCCGCGGGACGAGCTCACCGCGGTGTTCTGCGCCAACGACCAGATGGCCATCGGGCTCATGCGCGCCTTCCACGAGCGGGGTGTGCGCATCCCGCAGGACGTGTCGGTGGTCGGCTTCGACGACATCGACGAGGCGGAGTTCGTGTGGCCGCCCCTCACGACCGTCCGCCAGCGCTTCGACGAGGTCGGCGAGCTGTGCGTGCAGACCATGCTCGAGCAGATCGAGCAGCAGGGACGCGGCGCCAAGACGCTGCGCCTGGTCCCCGTCGAGCTCATCGTCCGCGACAGCTCAGGCCCGGCGCCGCGGCGGTAG
- a CDS encoding CobW family GTP-binding protein, producing MAADTPARGPLPVTVIAGYLGAGKTSLLNHLLAHPRGSRIAVVVNDFGDVGIDPMLVSTSATAVYATSGGCFCCVLDDEDDLHPLLTRLARRGAGVDAVLLEASGLADPQALARRVAEHPATVLAGVLQVVDAVETAQTLTTHPSLAHHLATADLVVVNKADLVDDPAEVVALCRDLNPHAPVVTTVEGRIDPALVLDAPSRPDRGDQQLLAHAALDEHASHASHASDGSHEHPHLHHEAQSLSIAHDGPLAPGPLMDLLEDRPPGLFRVKGVVHLALAPGGSVPVVVHAAGRQVRVDVLRSAPDATSRLVAIGSGLDLEVLQERLDACRAAADTAPSREDLARVRRRTVRPGRRLDPPSRPSA from the coding sequence GTGGCCGCGGACACCCCTGCCCGCGGACCGCTGCCCGTCACCGTGATCGCCGGGTACCTCGGCGCCGGGAAGACCTCGCTGCTCAACCACCTGCTCGCGCACCCGCGCGGGTCGCGGATCGCCGTGGTGGTCAACGACTTCGGCGACGTGGGCATCGACCCGATGCTGGTGAGCACGAGCGCCACCGCGGTCTACGCGACGAGCGGCGGGTGCTTCTGCTGCGTGCTCGACGACGAGGACGACCTCCACCCGCTGCTCACCCGCCTCGCACGCCGCGGAGCAGGCGTCGACGCCGTGCTGCTCGAGGCGAGCGGCCTCGCCGACCCGCAGGCCCTCGCCCGGCGCGTCGCCGAGCACCCGGCCACCGTGCTCGCCGGGGTGCTCCAGGTGGTCGACGCGGTCGAGACCGCGCAGACCCTCACGACGCACCCGTCGCTCGCCCACCACCTCGCCACTGCTGACCTCGTGGTCGTCAACAAGGCCGACCTCGTCGACGACCCAGCGGAGGTCGTCGCGCTGTGCCGGGACCTCAACCCGCACGCCCCCGTCGTGACGACCGTCGAGGGCAGGATCGACCCCGCCCTCGTGCTCGACGCCCCGTCGCGCCCGGACCGCGGAGACCAGCAGCTCCTCGCGCACGCCGCGCTCGACGAGCACGCCTCCCACGCCTCCCACGCCTCAGACGGCTCGCACGAGCACCCGCACCTCCACCACGAGGCGCAGTCTCTCTCGATCGCCCACGACGGTCCGCTCGCCCCCGGGCCGCTCATGGACCTCCTCGAGGACCGCCCACCCGGGCTGTTCCGCGTCAAGGGCGTGGTGCACCTGGCGCTCGCGCCGGGCGGGAGCGTGCCCGTCGTGGTCCACGCCGCCGGGCGGCAGGTCCGGGTCGACGTGCTGCGGAGCGCTCCCGACGCGACGAGCCGTCTCGTCGCGATCGGGTCGGGGCTCGACCTCGAGGTACTGCAGGAACGCCTCGACGCCTGCCGGGCTGCTGCCGACACCGCACCGTCCCGCGAGGACCTCGCGCGGGTCCGGCGCCGGACCGTGCGCCCCGGCAGGCGCCTCGACCCACCCTCCCGCCCCTCCGCCTGA
- a CDS encoding DUF4862 family protein — MTRPTSPRTDTSTDRGTEPARPGPDRPRLLLGAYALAPSGSPVETEVLAALPALGVQVLEVPLPAPGTAAETARWVATHLPDDVDLVVTAIPRTMQRLADHPAYGLSSADLDARRAALDDLAELRDLAQRLSDDAGRPRLTAVELHSAPGPGLGTLAAFRESLDEVLAWDLGGARLLVEHCDALVDSQQAVKGFWPLHDELTVLQSLAGDVPEVASRLGLSINWGRSAIEGRSARTPVEHVRAAAEAGLLRAVVFSGAAATPTPWGAAWEDQHIAPRADDPALRLSEGSLLGAEEIAETLAAAQGSALDVVGIKVTVRPDTADAQDRVAVARASLRLVTEALEHETS, encoded by the coding sequence ATGACGCGTCCGACCAGCCCGCGAACCGACACGAGCACTGACCGAGGCACGGAGCCTGCCCGCCCCGGGCCGGACCGGCCCCGCCTGCTGCTCGGGGCCTACGCGCTCGCACCGTCCGGCTCCCCCGTCGAGACCGAGGTCCTCGCAGCGCTCCCGGCGCTGGGAGTGCAGGTTCTCGAGGTGCCGCTGCCCGCACCCGGGACGGCAGCCGAGACCGCCCGCTGGGTCGCCACGCACCTCCCCGACGACGTCGACCTCGTGGTCACCGCGATCCCCCGCACCATGCAGCGCCTCGCCGACCACCCCGCGTACGGGCTGTCCTCGGCTGACCTCGACGCCCGTCGGGCCGCGCTCGACGACCTGGCCGAGCTGCGCGACCTCGCGCAGCGCCTCTCCGACGACGCGGGACGCCCACGTCTCACGGCAGTCGAGCTGCACAGTGCCCCCGGGCCCGGGCTGGGCACGCTGGCCGCGTTCCGCGAGTCGCTCGACGAGGTCCTCGCGTGGGACCTCGGCGGCGCCCGGCTTCTCGTCGAGCACTGCGACGCGCTCGTCGACAGTCAGCAGGCGGTCAAGGGGTTCTGGCCGCTGCACGACGAGCTCACCGTGCTGCAGTCCCTCGCCGGCGACGTCCCCGAGGTCGCGTCCCGGCTCGGGTTGAGCATCAACTGGGGCCGGTCGGCCATCGAAGGACGTTCTGCGCGCACACCGGTCGAGCACGTCCGCGCCGCAGCCGAGGCCGGGTTGCTGCGCGCCGTCGTCTTCTCCGGCGCCGCAGCAACCCCGACACCCTGGGGTGCTGCGTGGGAGGACCAGCACATCGCGCCGCGCGCGGACGACCCTGCCCTGAGACTCTCGGAGGGTTCGCTGCTCGGAGCCGAGGAGATCGCCGAGACGCTGGCGGCAGCTCAGGGATCCGCGCTCGACGTCGTCGGCATCAAGGTCACCGTCCGGCCGGACACCGCAGACGCGCAGGACCGTGTCGCCGTCGCGCGCGCCAGCCTCCGACTCGTCACCGAGGCGCTCGAGCACGAGACGTCGTAG
- a CDS encoding GNAT family N-acetyltransferase, with translation MLTFVPTAVDSEPAATLLGEYFTSRELGFTGGTYQVFTPDPALFTPPAGVFLVAEEDGVAVGCGGVRRIADADDGAVRLEVKHLWVRPSTRGKGYGRAVLVALEDAAVALGATRLVLDTNASLEAAAGLYRAAGYRDVPAYNDNPNATNWYAKDV, from the coding sequence ATGCTGACCTTCGTCCCCACCGCCGTCGACTCCGAGCCCGCTGCGACGCTGCTCGGCGAGTACTTCACCTCCCGCGAGCTGGGCTTCACCGGCGGCACCTACCAGGTGTTCACGCCGGACCCGGCACTGTTCACGCCGCCGGCCGGGGTGTTCCTCGTCGCGGAGGAGGACGGGGTGGCGGTCGGGTGCGGTGGTGTCCGCCGCATCGCCGACGCCGACGACGGTGCGGTGCGCCTCGAGGTCAAGCACCTGTGGGTGCGGCCCTCGACCCGGGGCAAGGGCTACGGTCGCGCGGTGCTCGTCGCCCTCGAGGACGCGGCGGTCGCGCTCGGTGCGACCCGCCTGGTGCTCGACACCAACGCCTCGCTCGAGGCGGCCGCCGGGCTGTACCGGGCGGCTGGGTACCGGGACGTCCCGGCGTACAACGACAACCCGAACGCGACGAACTGGTACGCCAAGGACGTCTGA
- a CDS encoding tRNA (cytidine(34)-2'-O)-methyltransferase, with protein MNELPSIVFHEPRIPQNTGNAIRLAAVTGAALHLVEPLGFDLSEPKLKRAGLDYHDLAHLTVQPDLETLLASAPDARVFAFTTKATTRYSDVEYRPSDLLVFGPEPTGLSDEVLAHPRITDQVKIPMLPSRRSLNLTSSASIVIYEAWRQLGFPGGE; from the coding sequence GTGAATGAGCTCCCGAGCATCGTCTTCCACGAACCGCGCATCCCCCAGAACACCGGCAACGCCATCCGGCTCGCCGCCGTGACCGGGGCGGCGCTGCACCTCGTCGAGCCGCTCGGCTTCGACCTGTCCGAGCCCAAGCTCAAGCGAGCCGGCCTGGACTACCACGACCTCGCGCACCTCACCGTGCAGCCGGACCTCGAGACGCTGCTCGCGAGCGCGCCCGACGCCCGGGTCTTCGCCTTCACCACCAAGGCCACCACCCGGTACTCCGACGTCGAGTACCGCCCCTCGGACCTGCTGGTCTTCGGCCCCGAGCCCACCGGGCTGTCCGACGAGGTCCTCGCGCACCCGCGCATCACCGACCAGGTGAAGATCCCCATGCTGCCCAGCCGCCGCTCGCTCAACCTCACGAGCAGCGCGTCGATCGTCATCTACGAGGCCTGGCGCCAGCTCGGGTTCCCCGGCGGCGAGTAG
- a CDS encoding sensor histidine kinase, which produces MTDRAPRTPRTAADLRWMLGSTAVTLWVLVLLATFLQLVLGPAEGVDGLRETSLVVLTVVAALLALSAVPSLLRTSGAGPRAHPRVVLLVTAASATWALALLPPFAGWGWGFGLVVAGGMLSCVVPRWWSAAAILGTLAVLLLGGALASADAPASLGGSPADEGATFVVVSTLVVITTMPLSAVWVLRVVLRLDDARRVASDLAVATERLRFATDLHDIQGHHLQVIALKGELAERRLLAGQPGLAATELADIRAIAQTALDDTRAVVNDYRTVTVAVEARNAAAVLRSAGIDCDAQIDVPGLPAAAGAVLAVAIREAATNVLRHSRATSASLELVLTPDDEYRLTVTNDGSRALRTGGTGLSGLAERVAGWGGSVETSRTGETFTLVVRIPQSAALRGAGVTP; this is translated from the coding sequence ATGACCGACCGCGCGCCGCGCACCCCCAGGACCGCAGCAGACCTGCGGTGGATGCTCGGGTCGACGGCGGTGACCCTCTGGGTGCTCGTGCTCCTCGCCACGTTCCTCCAGCTGGTCCTCGGCCCCGCCGAGGGCGTCGACGGGCTGCGGGAGACCTCGCTCGTGGTCCTGACGGTCGTCGCGGCCCTCCTCGCGCTGTCGGCCGTCCCGTCGCTGCTGCGGACCTCGGGAGCCGGGCCCAGGGCCCACCCCCGGGTCGTCCTGCTGGTCACGGCAGCGTCGGCGACGTGGGCGCTGGCGCTGCTGCCACCGTTCGCCGGCTGGGGCTGGGGGTTCGGGCTCGTCGTCGCCGGCGGGATGCTCAGCTGCGTCGTGCCCCGGTGGTGGAGCGCCGCCGCGATCCTCGGGACCCTGGCGGTGCTCCTGCTGGGAGGTGCGCTCGCCTCTGCGGACGCACCCGCGTCCCTGGGTGGCTCGCCTGCCGACGAGGGAGCGACCTTCGTCGTGGTGAGCACCCTCGTGGTGATCACCACCATGCCGCTGAGCGCGGTCTGGGTCCTGCGGGTCGTCCTCCGCCTCGACGACGCCCGCCGGGTCGCCTCGGACCTCGCCGTGGCCACCGAGCGGCTGAGGTTCGCGACCGACCTCCACGACATCCAGGGTCACCACCTGCAGGTGATCGCGCTCAAGGGCGAGCTCGCCGAACGACGTCTGCTCGCCGGGCAGCCCGGGCTGGCGGCGACCGAGCTCGCGGACATCCGGGCGATCGCGCAGACGGCGCTCGACGACACCCGCGCCGTGGTCAACGACTACCGGACCGTCACGGTGGCGGTCGAGGCCCGGAACGCCGCGGCCGTCCTGCGGTCGGCGGGCATCGACTGCGACGCCCAGATCGACGTCCCCGGCCTCCCCGCGGCCGCAGGCGCGGTGCTCGCCGTGGCGATCAGGGAGGCGGCGACGAACGTCCTCCGCCACAGCAGGGCGACCTCGGCCTCCCTGGAGCTGGTGCTGACGCCCGACGACGAGTACCGCCTCACCGTGACAAACGACGGCTCCCGCGCACTGCGCACCGGAGGCACGGGCCTGTCCGGTCTGGCCGAGCGCGTCGCCGGCTGGGGCGGGTCAGTGGAGACCAGCCGGACCGGGGAGACCTTCACCCTGGTCGTCCGCATCCCGCAGAGCGCTGCGCTGCGCGGGGCAGGGGTCACGCCGTGA
- a CDS encoding beta-galactosidase: MALTDANLPADPTVPTSGPSPDDAPGGRPGWPTGLQGFGYGGDYNPEQWPQVTRLEDVELMVEAGVTIVSVAIFAWATIEPAEGEHHFEWLDETMDRLHAAGIRVALATATASPPPWLTARHPEILPQTADGTVLWQGGRQSYSVTHPLFREYALRMATLVAERYATHPALALWHVDNEIGCHVPRDYSDAAASAFRSWLAERYSTVEALNEAWGTAFWSQRYSAFEDVLPPRSAPTYANPTQQLDFDRFSSDALLGYYRDLRDALRVITPEVPITTNFMMSSATKGMDYYRWSPEVDVVANDHYTIASAADRHVELAFSADLSRGIAGGRPWILMEHSTSAVNWQPRNRPKLPGEMLRNSLAHVARGADAVMFFQWRQSKAGAEKFHSSMVPHAGRDTDVWRSTVTLGETLKKLAPVVGSTVRSRAALLFDYEAWWAGELDSHPTQQLRYTDEVLSTYTALWNRGVSTDVVHPSADLSGYDLVVVPTLYLVSDADAANVAAAAERGATVVVTYFSGIVDVNDHVRLGGYPGAFRTLLGVSTEEFYTLQEDETVHLSGSGERVAGTFAADLWTEKTHLRGATAVATYDDGPLAGLPAVTRAEVGAAGGSAWYVGARLNAAGVAAVVDAALADAGLTGEAEVPAGVEVVRRHAEDGTAYLFVLNHTAEDATVKTTGTDLLTGSPVDGSLSVPAAGVAVVQEA, from the coding sequence ATGGCTCTCACCGACGCGAACCTCCCCGCGGACCCGACCGTCCCCACCTCCGGCCCCTCCCCCGACGACGCCCCCGGAGGCCGCCCCGGCTGGCCGACGGGCCTCCAGGGCTTCGGGTACGGCGGTGACTACAACCCCGAGCAGTGGCCCCAGGTCACCCGCCTCGAGGACGTCGAGCTCATGGTCGAGGCCGGGGTCACCATCGTCAGCGTCGCGATCTTCGCCTGGGCGACCATCGAGCCCGCGGAGGGCGAGCACCACTTCGAGTGGCTCGACGAGACCATGGACCGCCTGCACGCCGCCGGCATCCGCGTGGCCCTGGCGACCGCGACCGCGAGCCCGCCGCCGTGGCTCACCGCGCGCCACCCCGAGATCCTCCCGCAGACCGCCGACGGCACCGTGCTGTGGCAGGGCGGCCGGCAGTCGTACTCCGTGACGCACCCGCTGTTCCGCGAGTACGCCCTGCGCATGGCCACCCTCGTCGCCGAGCGCTACGCGACCCACCCGGCCCTGGCCCTGTGGCACGTGGACAACGAGATCGGCTGCCACGTGCCGCGCGACTACTCCGACGCCGCCGCGTCGGCCTTCCGGTCCTGGCTGGCCGAGCGGTACAGCACGGTCGAGGCCCTCAACGAGGCCTGGGGCACCGCGTTCTGGTCGCAGCGGTACTCCGCCTTCGAGGACGTGCTGCCGCCGCGCTCGGCGCCGACCTACGCCAACCCGACGCAGCAGCTCGACTTCGACAGGTTCAGCTCGGACGCGCTGCTCGGCTACTACCGGGACCTGCGCGACGCGCTGCGCGTCATCACCCCCGAGGTGCCGATCACCACGAACTTCATGATGTCGTCCGCGACCAAGGGGATGGACTACTACCGGTGGTCCCCCGAGGTCGACGTGGTCGCGAACGACCACTACACCATCGCCTCGGCGGCGGACCGGCACGTCGAGCTCGCGTTCTCGGCCGACCTGTCCCGCGGCATCGCGGGCGGGCGCCCGTGGATCCTCATGGAGCACTCGACCTCGGCGGTCAACTGGCAGCCGCGCAACCGGCCCAAGCTCCCCGGTGAGATGCTGCGCAACTCCCTCGCGCACGTCGCCCGGGGTGCCGACGCGGTGATGTTCTTCCAGTGGCGCCAGTCCAAGGCGGGCGCGGAGAAGTTCCACTCGTCGATGGTGCCGCACGCCGGGCGTGACACCGACGTCTGGCGGAGCACCGTCACCCTCGGCGAGACCCTCAAGAAGCTCGCCCCGGTCGTCGGCTCCACCGTGCGCTCGCGCGCCGCGCTGCTCTTCGACTACGAGGCGTGGTGGGCCGGCGAGCTCGACTCGCACCCCACCCAGCAGCTGCGCTACACCGACGAGGTGCTCTCCACCTACACGGCGCTGTGGAACCGCGGTGTCAGCACCGACGTCGTGCACCCCTCGGCGGACCTCTCCGGCTACGACCTCGTGGTCGTCCCCACCCTCTACCTGGTGTCCGACGCCGACGCGGCGAACGTCGCCGCCGCGGCGGAGCGCGGGGCGACCGTCGTCGTCACCTACTTCTCCGGCATCGTCGACGTGAACGACCACGTGCGCCTCGGCGGGTACCCCGGCGCGTTCCGCACGCTGCTCGGCGTGAGCACCGAGGAGTTCTACACCCTCCAGGAGGACGAGACGGTCCACCTCAGCGGGTCGGGCGAACGGGTCGCGGGCACCTTCGCCGCCGACCTGTGGACCGAGAAGACGCACCTCCGCGGCGCGACAGCCGTCGCGACCTACGACGACGGCCCGCTCGCCGGGCTGCCCGCCGTCACCCGCGCCGAGGTCGGCGCCGCGGGCGGGTCCGCGTGGTACGTCGGGGCACGCCTCAACGCGGCGGGCGTCGCCGCGGTGGTCGACGCGGCCCTCGCCGACGCCGGTCTCACCGGCGAGGCGGAGGTCCCGGCCGGCGTCGAGGTGGTGCGACGGCACGCCGAAGACGGCACGGCGTACCTCTTCGTGCTCAACCACACCGCGGAGGACGCGACCGTGAAGACCACCGGCACCGACCTGCTGACCGGCAGCCCGGTCGACGGCAGCCTCAGCGTCCCCGCGGCGGGCGTCGCCGTGGTCCAGGAGGCCTGA
- a CDS encoding response regulator transcription factor — protein sequence MIRIVIADDEGLIRGALVALLSLEPDIEVVADVEDGRAAVTAVRTLRPDVVLLDLEMPGLDGIEVAQELSPDPTTHAVIVTRHARPGTLRRALAAKVRGFVPKSTPASELAVIIRSVAAGERYVDATLAAAALSEEESPLTARESDVLRLTREGLPTKHIAKTLGLAHGTVRNHLSAAMAKVHADSRVAAAATAHERGWI from the coding sequence GTGATCCGCATCGTGATCGCCGACGACGAGGGGCTCATCCGCGGGGCGCTCGTCGCGCTGCTCTCTCTCGAGCCTGACATCGAGGTGGTCGCCGACGTCGAGGACGGTCGCGCCGCCGTGACCGCGGTGCGCACCCTTCGCCCCGACGTCGTCCTCCTCGACCTGGAGATGCCCGGGCTCGACGGCATCGAGGTCGCGCAGGAGCTGAGCCCAGACCCGACGACCCACGCCGTCATCGTCACCCGGCACGCCCGACCGGGGACCCTGCGGCGCGCCCTCGCCGCGAAGGTCCGCGGGTTCGTCCCCAAGTCGACCCCGGCGTCCGAGCTGGCCGTCATCATCCGGTCGGTCGCCGCGGGCGAGCGCTACGTGGACGCGACGCTCGCGGCGGCAGCCCTGAGCGAGGAGGAGAGCCCGCTCACCGCACGCGAGAGCGACGTGCTGCGTCTGACCCGTGAAGGCCTCCCGACCAAGCACATCGCGAAGACGCTCGGGCTCGCGCACGGCACCGTCCGGAACCATCTCTCCGCCGCGATGGCGAAGGTCCACGCCGACTCCCGGGTCGCGGCCGCCGCCACCGCCCACGAGCGAGGGTGGATCTGA